The genomic region TTCAGTATCGAATCTGGATTTGAATTTCGGAATTGACTTTTACACATCTGCTTCTACCAATAACATCGATTATTTCGAAGGTCGTAAAACCGGAGCCTCCGGAAAAGACGTTCGCTCTCATATCAATGCAGCCTACAACAGAGATTTGAGGAATTCTGGAAATGCTTATAGCTTAATGGCTGGATTTTCAGCCGAATTTGATGTCACATCATTTCACTTTGGTGGTTCTTACACGATTAATTCCAAAGATCAGAACCGTTCGCTAAGCCTTGATGCCTTGTATATGAACGATTCATGGAAATTATTATACCCCTACGAAAGAAGAGATGGTACAAATTGGTTAAAAGATGATAAGCGTACAACAATGAAATTTGGTTTATCGTACTCGCAAGTCATCAACAAGCGTTTACAAGCCTTATTTTCAGCTGAAGTTGTTTCTCAATCAGGTCTCTTAAGTACACCATTCCATCGGGTCTTTTTCGATGATGTTAATGGAGTTCCTGACGATAATTTAAGAGATTTCAGTCATGTCGAAATGTTGGATGACAATCGTCTTAAGATTCCAATTTCAATGCGTTTGAATTATTATCTGAACGATTTTATGCGATTGAGAACGTTCTATCGTTTTTATACGGATAGTTGGGGGATTACAGCTCATACAGCAAGTATCGAACTGCCTATGCAAATCACACCATCCTTAATTGCTTCGCCATTCTTCAGATATCACACGCAAACCGCAGCTGATTATTTCTATGAATTTGGTCAGGTGAGTAAAGCAATGGTGGATGCAAAAGAAACTCAATTTTATACTTCAGACTACGATTTATCAGATTTAAGCAGCACAAAAATAGGTTTAGGTTTACAATATTCACCCCTGTTGGGAGTCGGTAAGTTCAAACCGCCTTTTGTAAAAAACAAACAAGTTCAGTTAAAAAGTATTGGTTTAAGAACTGCCTTCTACGATAGAAGTGATGGCTTAAATGCCTGGTTGGTTAGCCTCGATTTTGCTTTTACTTTCTAAAAATAAAAAATGAGTAAAGAGGCGTACTAACTCTTTACTCATTTTTATTTACGGATAATTCGAAATTAATTATTTAAAGGAACCAAAGTCGACATTTCACTTTCTTCCCCTTCAAATTCTTCTAAAATTTTCAATGAGTTATCTGTTAATTCTACAATATCAAAAGTTCCTCCTTCGCCATATTGAGTCCAAGAATAATTAATAGCGGTTTTACTGCTGTTACTCCAAGACCATTCTGCCAAGCCACCCAACACATCCGGATTAGGGTTTACAAACTCAACAAAATAAGTCCCTGCTTTCGAGAAAAGAACGGTTATTTCCTCCTCTGTTCCCTCAACATTAACATCATTTATACGAATCAATTTCCAACTTCTACATAACAAATCAGTCCTTTCAGAGCTTCCCATCTCCTCCTTTTTTGTAGCTTTCAAAGAAACAGGTTCCTCTGTTCCATCCTTCAATTCCACAACAAAGTTCATATGATCGGTTCCATAATCCGAAATCTTTATGGTTCCAAATTCTGAAAGGGTAATTGTTTGGTCAGCATCGTACTCATAGGTTCCAAACAATATTGAGTTACTAGCAGATGACTTCACCGTACCCTCTTTTACAATAATGTAGTTGCCACTTTCATTAAACTCAAATGATTTAAATTCGCTGGTCCCTTCAACGACCCATTTTGCATTTATACTAGCCTTTGTTTCAAGCTCATTTTTTGACTCACTATCATCTTTATCGCAAGATACAAAACACATGATAGCTATGAATGCAAGTAAAGTTTGTTTAAAAATCTTCATACTAATATTACATCAGGTTTATAAATAAAATAATATCCATTTAACTCTTTTAACAAAAATAAGATTAAAAGATCTTAAATGGTTTTATATAAAGCCCGAAACTATGAAAAATTTTCACAAAAACATAATCAACCAAAAAAGTTAATAAAAAATTAATCAATATTGAGAATTCAAAAAGGTGATTCCAGGACAGTTACACTTTTACAATATTATTGGGGTTTAATTTCCGATTCCCATCCCAACGGTAAGCAATCAGATGTCCTCCATTTGCGACACAGGCATCCACACAGCATAAATTATCACGGATGACGCCAGCTTGGCCATTCAAACAATAGTGTCCAAAAAAGACAGGCGGATTCTCTACTGAATAAGGAGGTATTTCCACACAAAGTTCAGGAGGGATTGTATAATGAGGTAGCTTGAAACGATTACCAAAGGCCAAAGAACTAAAGCTCTCCCCCTCCATCTTATTCCACCACTTTATTCGAAACATGCTGCGTTTAACCCCATAACTATCCTTAATAATCATATCATTGGGTAAAGCAAATTCTCTTCCCTTCAACAAAAGCATACAAGCCTCATAAAGCTTGCCTTTCTTAGAGTGAATCTTTCGTAGGAATTTCTTACTCAATCTATTTTGAGGATGTTTTTCACGAATCAAATCAACAGCTTCCTGATCCCAACAGGCATGAACGACTCTAAACCCATCAAATTCAAGAAACATGGGTAGAGATCGTAACCATTTCAGGTAAACTTTCTTAGCCTCTTTATTCGCCTGAAACTCGAGATAAGTTCTTCTAATTTGAGCCTTATTCTTCAAACTATGCTCACGCAAGGGAAATCCTTCTTCGTCCTTCGTATAATAGGCCAAAACATTAAGTTCATGATTACCAACAATGGCATAAGCAGAACCGTAATCGACCATATTTTTTATCAGGCAAAGACTGTCAATCACACGAAATCCTCTATCGACAAAATCACCTACAAAAACAGCTTTACGTTCGGGATGAGCATAAACACCAGCTTCCTTTTTATACCCTAAGGTTTGAAGCATTTCTTCCAGGCTCTCAAATTCCCCGTGTATATCTCCAATTATATCGTACAATGTGCTTCCTTTAATTATGAATAATAAATCGTAAACAAACCTCTAAGGGCTCATAGTTCTCTTTTATCAAAGATATAAAAACAAAAAAACTCTCCCTATTGTCAAACAATAAGAAGAGTTTATATTTTAAATCAAATTAATACCTCGAATCAATCAGTCGCTAAAGCTTGAATAATTTCGAAACACGAACTTCTTTCTTTACTTTATTGGGGCCAACATAAGTAAATTCGTTGGTTTTACTACAATACTCATAATCATTTTTCCATTCCTCAAAATTGGCAATAATTTGCTTAATGGACTCAACAAAATAGATAACCTCTTTGTCTGTGGTAGTTGGATGCAACGACCAACGCACCCATCCCGGCTTATGTGTTAAATCACCAGCGCTAATCTCACAGGTAATGGCTTGTGATTTCTCCGGTGTAACATTCAGCATATAATGGCCGTAAGTACCAGCACAAGCACAACCTCCTCGAACCTGAATACCAAAATGGTCATTCAATAATTTCACTAACAAATTAAAATGAATGTACTCAATATAAAACGACATCACACCAATACGCTTCTGACCATCATCAGCAAGAATCGTAACATCATCAACTTCACGCATCAGACTAAAGGCTAAATCGAGCAATTCTTCCTCACGCGCTTCCATTTTATCTGTTCCCATCTGATTTTTCACATCGATAGCCAAAGCGGTTCTTATCGACTGTAAGAAACCTGGTGTTCCTCCATCTTCACGTGCCTCAATACTATTCACATATTTATATTCTCCCCAGGGATTTGTCCAATCCACAGTACCACCACCTGGATTATCGGGAGCTGCTTCGGGATTATAAAGTGCTGAATCGAAAATCATAACACCTGACGAACCTGGACCACCTAAGAATTTATGTGGTGAGAAGAAAATTCCATCCAGCTTGCAAGCCTCATCTTCAGGATGCATATCAATATCAACATAAGGGGCTGAAGCTGCAAAATCAACAAAACAAATACCGCCATGCTTGTGCATCATTTTTGCCATTTCGTGATAAGGAGTAATAATCCCTGTCACATTTGAACAAGCGCTGAACGAGCCTATTTTGAGTTGACGATCAGCATACTTCTCCAACTGTTTTTCTAACTCATTTAAATCAACTCTAAGACCTTCTCCGGGAGGCACGACAACCACATCAACATTGGTTTCATACCATGATGTTTGATTTGAATGATGCTCCATATGGGTGATAAATACTACAGGTTTTTGTCTTTCTTTCTGACAAACCGTAGAGCTCATATAACCACAACCTTTCAATCCTAAAATTCGTTGAAGCTTATTCACAACAGCAGTCATTCCATAACCCGCATGTATCAATACATCATTGGGACCAGCATTACAATGCTGCTTTATTAAATTCTGAGCTTCATGGTAACTTTGAGTCATTAAAGTACCGGTAACATTGGTCTCTGTATGTGTATTTGCCACATAGGGTCCAAAATCCTTCAGCATTCTCTTCTCGAGAGGCTTATATAAACGTCCGCTCGCAATCCAATCGCCGTATACGATAGTTTGCTTACCAAAGGGAGAATAAAATCGGGCTTCGTTTCCCACCGTATTCTTTCGGAACTTTTTGAAATGGTTCTCCAAATTGCTCATTCGTTAGATTTGTTTTATGTGTTTTGTTGTTTGTTTAGATTTCGCATGTCTCAAATCGATTAATATTCAGACTGTTTCATCTGATTTAAGAACGGTCGTAAATTTATATATTCTAAAAAAGGAATACAAATAGCAACCGGATATATTCCTATATCTCAGGCTATTTGTACCCACTCGCAATTCTAAACAGAACATGTATAAATCTGATTGTAAGTGTGTATTATTAAGAAAAGGCAACAATGTGTTAACAATAAATAATTCCGCCTCTTATTTAGAATGGAGCATATTTATGAAGGATAAAAGAATTTGAGGGGAAAACACTAAATTTGTCTTCATTAAAAAAATACCCTTTTCAAAATAACTAGTATTTACAGCAGATTTTAAAGATATATGGAGACAATTATTCAACTCTTCGAAAAGAGTGTAGAACAGTATCCAAACAACCCTTTTTTGTGGGAAAAGAATGATGGCGCATATATTCCTCAATCGTATAAAGAACTTCAAACTGAAGTGCATCTGTTAGCGGCAGGACTTTTTGCAATTGGCATCAAAAAAGGCGATCGAATTGGCCTGCTTTCAGAAGGTAGAAATGCATGGGTTCTCTCAGAACTGGGCATACTCTACGCTGGGGCTGTAAATGTTCCCCTTTCAGTAAAATTAGATGCACAGAATGAATTAAAATTTAGACTTCAACATTCTGAAGCACGACTCCTTATCGTTTCGAAAAATCATCTCTCTAAAATCAGAGAAATTAAAGATGATCTTGATTTTCTGGAACAAATCATCGTAATAGACGAAGATATTGAGTTGCAATCAAAAGAAATTTATCTATCTTCCCTTTTAAGCTTTGGGCAAAACTTAAGTGACGAAGATAGAATGCAATTGGAAACCCTTTGGTTGGCGATTGAGGCAAACGATAATGCAAACATATCCTACACCTCAGGTACGACTGCCGACCCTAAAGGCATCATTTTATCGCACAACAACTACACCTCAAACGTGAAACAAGCATCAAGTTTGATGGATATTCCCCCCAGCTACAAAACGTTGCTTATTTTACCTTGGGATCATTCTTTTGCGCACACGGCAGGCATATACAGTTTCATGTTAAAAGGAGCTTCAATCGCTGCTGTTCAGCAGGGGAATTCACCTATGGACGCTCTAAAAAATATTCCCAAAAATATCAAAGAAATACAGCCGGACATTCTGTTGAGTGTACCAGCTCTGGCAAAGAATTTCAAAAAAAATATTGAAAAAAATATCAAGGCTAAAGGTCCTACTGTAGAACGAAT from Ancylomarina subtilis harbors:
- a CDS encoding aminotransferase class V-fold PLP-dependent enzyme is translated as MSNLENHFKKFRKNTVGNEARFYSPFGKQTIVYGDWIASGRLYKPLEKRMLKDFGPYVANTHTETNVTGTLMTQSYHEAQNLIKQHCNAGPNDVLIHAGYGMTAVVNKLQRILGLKGCGYMSSTVCQKERQKPVVFITHMEHHSNQTSWYETNVDVVVVPPGEGLRVDLNELEKQLEKYADRQLKIGSFSACSNVTGIITPYHEMAKMMHKHGGICFVDFAASAPYVDIDMHPEDEACKLDGIFFSPHKFLGGPGSSGVMIFDSALYNPEAAPDNPGGGTVDWTNPWGEYKYVNSIEAREDGGTPGFLQSIRTALAIDVKNQMGTDKMEAREEELLDLAFSLMREVDDVTILADDGQKRIGVMSFYIEYIHFNLLVKLLNDHFGIQVRGGCACAGTYGHYMLNVTPEKSQAITCEISAGDLTHKPGWVRWSLHPTTTDKEVIYFVESIKQIIANFEEWKNDYEYCSKTNEFTYVGPNKVKKEVRVSKLFKL
- a CDS encoding DUF3570 domain-containing protein — its product is MQLRKIILLATILAGSYTLMAQTDKNSIDDKQNESQKKVKKSKTKLKDAEANFLLNYYEQDGDHSPVTGGRGTEKLENVAPTFVVHVPLDSVSNLDLNFGIDFYTSASTNNIDYFEGRKTGASGKDVRSHINAAYNRDLRNSGNAYSLMAGFSAEFDVTSFHFGGSYTINSKDQNRSLSLDALYMNDSWKLLYPYERRDGTNWLKDDKRTTMKFGLSYSQVINKRLQALFSAEVVSQSGLLSTPFHRVFFDDVNGVPDDNLRDFSHVEMLDDNRLKIPISMRLNYYLNDFMRLRTFYRFYTDSWGITAHTASIELPMQITPSLIASPFFRYHTQTAADYFYEFGQVSKAMVDAKETQFYTSDYDLSDLSSTKIGLGLQYSPLLGVGKFKPPFVKNKQVQLKSIGLRTAFYDRSDGLNAWLVSLDFAFTF
- a CDS encoding metallophosphoesterase translates to MYDIIGDIHGEFESLEEMLQTLGYKKEAGVYAHPERKAVFVGDFVDRGFRVIDSLCLIKNMVDYGSAYAIVGNHELNVLAYYTKDEEGFPLREHSLKNKAQIRRTYLEFQANKEAKKVYLKWLRSLPMFLEFDGFRVVHACWDQEAVDLIREKHPQNRLSKKFLRKIHSKKGKLYEACMLLLKGREFALPNDMIIKDSYGVKRSMFRIKWWNKMEGESFSSLAFGNRFKLPHYTIPPELCVEIPPYSVENPPVFFGHYCLNGQAGVIRDNLCCVDACVANGGHLIAYRWDGNRKLNPNNIVKV